From Acidicapsa acidisoli, the proteins below share one genomic window:
- a CDS encoding beta-glucosidase has product MVLAVVLLASSLFPAGQRGSMLLAQSTISGPVPDSPEIEARAHAILAKLTLEQKIDLLGGTDGMYTQAIPSVDLPRLKMSDGPLGVRTFGPTTAYAGGAALAATWDPDVARQVGEGLGRDARARGVHFLLALGVNIARSPVNGRNFEYLSEDPFLNAHLAVPYIEGVQSQGVSATVKHFAANNQEYDRHNVSSDVDERTLRELYLPAFEAAVKVAKVTAVMDSYNLLNGVHATQNEFLNLKVLKGEWNFQGLLMSDWDATYDGVGAANNGLDLEMPYAKFMNKKELLPAVQSGKVKESTIDDKILRLLRVALRYNWIGPDAHSQYVDSLSTYSIADRAAALAGARESLTLLKNEGHILPLDPGKVKTIAVIGPDAWPAVTGGGGSSQAQAFDPVSILTGLSNLAAQSGANVVYARGLPTVADIFGNTNFDGDVRVETFANHEFSGKAEESHQRQINDLKQAMWDATDPNPRSLRYTATYKPEKSGRYLLLAAASGEDSFTVKVDGKQLLDQPHREGQIPLSTTIDLTAGQPIHIVADYVPFTPGVRLALGLAPESSLVSDDALRLAKTADAVVLSIGFDADTESEGYDRTFELPWGQDALIEAIAAANPKTVVTLTGGGAVDTHRWLDKVPALLMTYYPGQEGGTAIAEVLLGKQNPEGKLPVTFDRDWKENPSYDYYYSHKEADGLQHVHYKDGLMVGYRYWTTTGKHALYPFGYGLSYTTFSFANLVVPQTVKVGGTASVSFDVTNTGSVAGAEVAQLYVSEPGAKVKRPERELKGFEKVRLAPGETKHVTLNLDARSFSYWDESAKNWKMDPGKFLIHVGDSSESTPLEGSLTAVE; this is encoded by the coding sequence ATGGTTCTCGCCGTTGTGCTGCTGGCTTCGAGTCTGTTTCCAGCCGGACAACGCGGCTCCATGCTGCTTGCACAATCAACCATCTCCGGGCCGGTTCCAGACTCGCCGGAGATCGAAGCCCGCGCCCACGCCATCCTGGCCAAACTTACCCTCGAACAGAAAATCGATCTGCTCGGCGGAACGGACGGCATGTACACCCAGGCGATCCCGTCTGTCGACCTGCCGCGCCTCAAAATGTCGGATGGACCGCTCGGCGTCCGGACCTTTGGGCCGACCACGGCCTACGCCGGTGGTGCTGCACTCGCCGCTACCTGGGACCCGGACGTCGCCCGCCAGGTAGGCGAAGGACTCGGCCGCGACGCCCGTGCTCGCGGCGTGCATTTCCTGCTGGCCCTCGGTGTCAACATCGCGCGCTCGCCTGTCAACGGCCGCAACTTCGAGTACTTATCCGAAGACCCGTTTCTCAATGCTCACCTTGCGGTTCCTTACATCGAAGGCGTGCAGTCCCAGGGCGTGAGCGCAACTGTGAAGCACTTCGCCGCGAACAATCAAGAGTACGATCGCCACAATGTAAGTTCCGATGTGGATGAACGCACTCTGCGCGAGCTGTATCTCCCGGCATTTGAGGCCGCCGTCAAAGTAGCCAAGGTCACAGCGGTCATGGACTCCTACAATCTGCTCAACGGCGTTCACGCCACGCAGAATGAGTTCCTGAATCTCAAGGTCCTCAAAGGTGAATGGAACTTTCAAGGCCTTCTTATGTCCGACTGGGACGCGACTTACGATGGCGTCGGCGCAGCCAATAACGGCCTCGATCTAGAAATGCCCTATGCCAAGTTCATGAACAAGAAAGAACTGCTGCCCGCGGTGCAGTCCGGCAAGGTGAAAGAATCGACCATCGACGACAAGATACTGCGCCTGCTCCGCGTAGCTCTGCGTTATAACTGGATTGGCCCCGACGCACATTCTCAGTACGTCGACTCGCTTTCCACTTACTCGATCGCCGATCGCGCAGCGGCTCTCGCAGGCGCGCGCGAAAGCCTCACCCTGCTCAAAAACGAGGGACATATCCTCCCGCTCGATCCGGGCAAGGTCAAGACCATTGCAGTCATCGGACCTGACGCCTGGCCGGCAGTTACCGGCGGCGGTGGTTCGTCGCAGGCGCAGGCATTTGATCCGGTCAGTATCCTCACCGGCCTGAGCAATCTCGCTGCGCAGTCAGGTGCCAACGTTGTCTACGCGCGCGGTCTGCCGACCGTAGCGGATATCTTCGGCAACACAAACTTCGATGGCGATGTACGCGTGGAAACCTTCGCCAATCACGAGTTTTCCGGTAAAGCAGAAGAAAGCCATCAGAGACAGATCAATGATCTGAAGCAGGCAATGTGGGATGCAACAGATCCTAATCCACGCAGCCTGCGCTACACCGCAACTTACAAGCCAGAGAAGAGTGGCAGATATCTCCTCTTAGCCGCCGCATCCGGCGAAGACTCCTTCACCGTCAAAGTCGATGGCAAGCAACTCCTCGATCAACCCCATCGCGAGGGCCAGATTCCGCTCTCCACAACCATCGACCTTACCGCTGGTCAACCCATTCACATCGTGGCCGACTACGTGCCGTTTACTCCCGGCGTGCGCCTCGCCTTGGGTCTCGCTCCCGAGTCCAGCCTTGTCTCCGACGACGCACTCCGCCTTGCGAAGACAGCGGACGCGGTCGTGCTCTCCATCGGCTTCGATGCCGACACGGAGAGCGAAGGCTATGATCGCACCTTCGAGTTGCCCTGGGGCCAGGATGCTCTCATTGAAGCCATCGCCGCGGCCAATCCGAAGACTGTGGTCACACTGACCGGCGGCGGCGCAGTCGATACACACCGCTGGCTCGACAAGGTTCCAGCTTTGCTCATGACTTACTACCCTGGTCAGGAGGGCGGAACCGCGATCGCCGAAGTCCTGCTCGGTAAACAAAACCCCGAAGGCAAACTCCCCGTCACCTTCGACCGCGACTGGAAGGAAAATCCCTCGTACGACTATTACTACTCGCACAAGGAAGCCGACGGCCTGCAGCACGTCCACTACAAAGACGGTCTGATGGTGGGCTACCGCTATTGGACAACCACCGGCAAACACGCGCTCTATCCCTTCGGATACGGCCTAAGCTACACGACGTTTTCGTTTGCAAACCTTGTCGTACCCCAAACGGTGAAGGTCGGCGGCACGGCCTCCGTCAGCTTCGATGTGACCAACACCGGCAGCGTGGCTGGCGCGGAAGTTGCGCAACTATATGTCTCCGAACCTGGCGCAAAAGTGAAGCGTCCCGAGCGTGAATTGAAGGGTTTCGAGAAAGTCAGGCTCGCGCCCGGAGAAACAAAACATGTCACGCTCAATCTAGATGCGCGATCCTTCTCCTACTGGGATGAGTCCGCGAAGAACTGGAAGATGGACCCCGGCAAGTTCCTGATCCACGTCGGAGACTCCTCCGAGTCGACGCCTCTGGAGGGCAGTCTCACCGCGGTCGAGTAG
- a CDS encoding TonB-dependent receptor — protein MKLSGFRSFRSSPGIATMLLALLSALPISAGAQTFRGAINGTVTDPSGAVVAGATVEAVETATNASHKSITSSAGEFAFPDMPVGSYTVSVTASGFKPEKIDQVPVSAGATYALPVKLGVASAGETVEVTANSLAVDTVTDTQSTTLPETVVQNLPNSGRDFTQMLAQTPGFAGLSTGGGGGYASVNGTRTNSVNWQIEGTDNNDLWWNIPAVNQGGVSAIAGVILPIDAIENFSFVTAGTTDLGRNSGGTANLTIKSGTNGLHGSAYYYNHNEFFQHSNPFTGATTETRNQHYGFSVGGPIVKDRLFFFLAGEHQAFLIGAQAKATEPSAAYQTEAYAILDAYGVPHNAVAANLLNGNGSLPALWPAVALTGSANTDNYTSTGNLTGHSFNGIAKLDYQLSPRDHIAANWFVGQGTQTAPTSSELYYYFENAPIHVQNYSLVENHVFSPSITNQISAGVSYFNQAFSDANTALDPIGLGLNTGVTDPALGGAPHLIIGPTGASSGLTAGGSGFDPLGVTPPEGRNDITGHLDENLSWIKGAHQMHFGGEFRQAQVDDFYQTGERGTIYFDGTQGPWNATGTACANLQTVTPSATTLAALTSDPNAYFLADFLAGCFDPTNSENVVGDPKRQVFVNTFSLSGQDQWEVAKNLSLNFGVRYDYEGPVHSDEPNLSIFDPSLPSGLAVAGKDVANIYPKFWGGVSPRIGFAYQPYRNDRTVIRGGYGLYYDSIYMKSILENNGAQNISVFGPGQNPAGSEQVVQAPGLANTVIQSGTPIFESYADALNGQGVVKISTFDPHFRPAYTQEFDFNIQQSLTPSVIFQLGYVGTKGTHLLGLFDINPALPGSAVQANPNLTRPYYSQFPNFSVIDEARSNLGSIYSSLQSSLRIQNYHHLTAQLAYTWGHALDYETGFLPYVPQDPANEKGEYGNSDFDVRNTVTGYLDYSIPTFGHTNRLVKGWEINSGFSFHGGEPFTVVSASNPSNNGEGADRAVQVIANPTAGVSHSIVNGVVQWFQPNAFVDEPETTTVGPAGPNTYSPTRRGQNYNPGYNSVDVSFIKTTQIKERVSAQFRADVFNIFNRTNYEPVGLPSAGESGAIGSTIGVYLGNPGIGPGEPLNAEFALKILF, from the coding sequence ATGAAGCTAAGTGGTTTTCGCAGTTTCCGCAGTTCCCCTGGCATAGCAACTATGTTGCTTGCCTTGTTGTCGGCACTTCCAATCAGTGCCGGGGCTCAGACGTTTCGCGGCGCCATCAACGGCACGGTAACAGATCCGTCAGGCGCGGTCGTGGCCGGTGCGACGGTGGAAGCTGTGGAGACAGCTACCAACGCATCGCACAAATCCATCACCTCAAGCGCAGGTGAGTTTGCCTTCCCCGATATGCCGGTCGGCAGCTATACCGTCTCTGTCACCGCTTCCGGATTCAAACCCGAAAAGATCGACCAGGTACCTGTATCCGCAGGCGCTACTTATGCCCTTCCTGTAAAACTTGGCGTGGCTTCCGCTGGCGAAACGGTGGAAGTTACGGCCAATTCACTTGCGGTCGATACGGTCACGGATACGCAATCGACGACGCTACCTGAGACAGTTGTGCAGAACTTACCCAACAGCGGTCGCGACTTTACGCAGATGCTGGCTCAGACTCCTGGATTTGCAGGACTTTCGACCGGCGGCGGCGGGGGCTACGCCAGCGTCAACGGAACCCGCACCAACTCAGTGAACTGGCAAATTGAGGGCACGGACAACAACGATCTCTGGTGGAATATCCCTGCTGTCAACCAGGGCGGAGTTTCGGCGATCGCAGGCGTCATTCTTCCTATCGACGCCATCGAGAACTTCTCCTTTGTGACTGCCGGTACGACCGATCTTGGCCGTAACTCGGGCGGCACAGCTAACCTTACGATCAAGTCCGGCACCAACGGCCTGCATGGATCGGCCTACTATTACAACCACAACGAGTTCTTCCAGCACTCCAATCCGTTTACCGGAGCGACAACGGAAACTCGCAATCAGCATTACGGTTTTTCGGTTGGTGGTCCAATTGTCAAAGATAGGCTGTTCTTCTTTCTGGCTGGGGAACATCAAGCGTTTCTGATCGGTGCGCAAGCAAAGGCGACTGAGCCTTCGGCCGCTTATCAAACCGAGGCTTATGCGATTCTGGATGCCTACGGCGTGCCGCACAATGCTGTCGCAGCAAATCTTTTGAACGGTAACGGCAGCCTGCCTGCACTATGGCCGGCGGTTGCATTGACCGGATCTGCGAATACCGATAACTACACGTCCACCGGCAATCTCACCGGGCACAGCTTCAACGGAATCGCCAAGCTCGACTATCAGCTCTCCCCGAGGGACCACATCGCGGCGAACTGGTTTGTCGGCCAGGGAACTCAGACGGCTCCGACTTCGTCTGAGCTGTACTACTACTTTGAAAATGCGCCTATTCATGTACAGAACTACTCTCTGGTAGAGAACCACGTCTTTTCGCCAAGCATCACTAACCAGATTTCTGCCGGTGTCAGCTACTTCAATCAGGCCTTCAGCGATGCCAATACAGCCCTCGATCCAATCGGGCTGGGATTGAATACCGGAGTTACCGATCCGGCACTGGGAGGCGCTCCGCATCTGATCATCGGTCCAACGGGCGCAAGCTCTGGACTGACCGCGGGCGGAAGCGGGTTCGATCCACTTGGCGTGACTCCGCCCGAAGGTAGAAACGACATTACCGGGCATCTCGATGAAAACCTGAGCTGGATCAAGGGGGCTCACCAGATGCACTTTGGCGGCGAGTTCCGTCAGGCGCAGGTCGACGACTTTTACCAAACAGGCGAACGCGGCACGATTTACTTTGATGGAACGCAGGGACCATGGAATGCTACCGGTACAGCGTGCGCAAATCTACAGACCGTCACTCCGAGTGCAACTACGCTGGCAGCGCTTACCTCGGACCCGAATGCGTACTTTCTGGCGGACTTCCTAGCCGGATGTTTTGACCCGACTAACTCCGAAAACGTAGTCGGTGATCCTAAGCGTCAGGTCTTCGTCAACACTTTCTCGCTCTCCGGACAGGATCAATGGGAAGTGGCGAAGAACCTGAGCCTGAACTTTGGCGTCCGGTACGACTATGAAGGTCCGGTGCACTCGGACGAACCGAATCTTTCCATCTTCGATCCATCTCTTCCCTCTGGCCTTGCCGTGGCCGGTAAGGATGTGGCGAATATCTATCCGAAGTTCTGGGGCGGCGTGAGCCCTCGGATCGGATTCGCCTATCAGCCTTACAGGAACGACAGGACGGTGATCCGAGGCGGTTACGGCCTGTATTACGACTCCATCTACATGAAGTCGATTCTGGAGAACAATGGCGCACAGAACATCTCGGTCTTCGGTCCTGGACAAAACCCGGCCGGATCGGAACAGGTTGTACAGGCACCCGGTCTTGCGAACACAGTGATCCAATCGGGTACTCCGATCTTCGAATCCTATGCCGATGCGCTCAACGGGCAGGGCGTGGTGAAGATCTCCACCTTCGATCCCCACTTCCGTCCCGCCTACACACAGGAGTTTGACTTTAATATTCAGCAGAGCCTGACTCCTTCGGTCATCTTCCAGCTTGGGTATGTAGGAACCAAGGGAACCCATCTGCTCGGATTGTTCGACATCAACCCGGCGCTCCCAGGCTCCGCTGTTCAGGCGAACCCGAACCTGACGCGCCCTTACTACAGCCAGTTCCCTAACTTCTCGGTGATTGACGAGGCCCGCAGTAACCTGGGCTCGATTTACAGCTCCTTGCAAAGTTCGCTGCGTATTCAGAACTATCACCATCTGACTGCGCAACTGGCTTATACCTGGGGTCACGCGTTGGACTATGAGACTGGCTTCCTGCCATATGTTCCGCAGGACCCCGCAAACGAGAAGGGGGAATACGGCAATTCCGACTTTGATGTGAGAAACACGGTAACCGGCTATCTGGATTACAGCATTCCGACATTCGGTCACACGAACCGGCTGGTGAAGGGTTGGGAGATCAACTCCGGATTCTCCTTCCACGGTGGCGAGCCCTTCACGGTTGTATCTGCCTCCAACCCGAGCAACAACGGAGAAGGCGCCGACCGTGCGGTTCAGGTGATTGCCAATCCGACTGCCGGCGTCTCCCACTCCATCGTGAACGGCGTCGTTCAGTGGTTTCAACCCAACGCGTTTGTCGATGAACCGGAGACAACCACGGTAGGTCCTGCGGGCCCGAATACTTATTCGCCTACACGCCGAGGCCAGAACTACAACCCCGGCTACAACTCCGTGGATGTTTCGTTTATCAAGACGACGCAGATCAAGGAGCGGGTCAGCGCGCAGTTCCGCGCTGATGTATTCAATATCTTCAATCGCACCAACTACGAGCCGGTTGGCCTTCCAAGCGCTGGAGAATCCGGCGCGATTGGTTCAACCATCGGGGTGTACCTTGGCAACCCGGGAATCGGACCCGGCGAACCTTTGAATGCTGAGTTTGCCTTGAAGATTCTCTTCTAG
- a CDS encoding pyridoxal phosphate-dependent aminotransferase: MQTPILDPVACSGLSRRNFLRIAAATSALASVPVLTESRLAFAQRPKFADPNKGIHIDANENPLGPSESARKAIAEIIPKGGRYEFPMQMELGETFAKMEGFDPSYVDVYAGSSEPLHFTVLAFTSKDKPLVIADPGYEAPMWAANISGAPIIKVPLLDPKGAATHDVKAMLAASTTPGVIYLCNPNNPTGTVTSREDVEYLVSKAPKGTVILIDEAYIHLSDAQPSLDFVKDGKDVIVLRTFSKLYGMAGIRMGFAIGRPDLLKQIATFGGQNSMPITAIAAAKASLIDTDLVPTRKKLIGEIRAENLAWLKSEGYHATPSVSNCFMLDVRRPGKEVYAAMAQKDVYIGRIWPAWPNCVRVTVGSREEMAVFQKTFKEVMSGSTAGLEPQPIHERMRETPFAYLS; encoded by the coding sequence ATGCAAACTCCCATTCTCGATCCTGTCGCCTGTAGCGGCCTGTCTCGCCGTAACTTCCTGCGTATCGCCGCAGCCACTTCGGCTCTCGCCTCGGTCCCCGTCCTAACTGAATCCCGCCTCGCTTTCGCCCAGCGTCCTAAATTTGCCGATCCGAACAAAGGCATCCACATCGACGCCAACGAGAATCCCCTCGGCCCATCGGAGTCCGCGCGCAAGGCGATTGCCGAGATTATCCCCAAAGGCGGCCGCTACGAGTTCCCCATGCAGATGGAACTCGGCGAGACCTTCGCCAAAATGGAAGGCTTCGATCCCAGCTATGTCGATGTCTATGCCGGCTCCAGTGAGCCGTTGCATTTCACCGTGCTGGCCTTTACCTCCAAGGACAAGCCACTCGTAATCGCTGATCCAGGCTATGAAGCTCCGATGTGGGCTGCGAATATCTCCGGCGCTCCCATCATCAAAGTTCCGCTGCTCGATCCCAAAGGCGCCGCCACGCACGATGTGAAGGCCATGCTGGCCGCATCGACCACACCGGGTGTTATCTACCTCTGCAATCCCAACAATCCGACCGGCACGGTCACCAGTCGCGAGGATGTCGAGTATCTGGTCTCCAAAGCTCCGAAGGGAACTGTCATCCTGATCGACGAGGCCTATATTCACCTCTCCGATGCCCAACCGTCGCTTGATTTCGTCAAGGACGGCAAGGATGTGATTGTTCTGCGCACCTTCTCGAAGCTCTACGGAATGGCTGGCATTCGCATGGGCTTCGCCATCGGACGCCCCGACCTGCTGAAGCAGATCGCCACCTTCGGAGGCCAGAACTCCATGCCCATCACCGCCATTGCCGCAGCCAAAGCCAGTCTCATCGATACCGATCTGGTGCCCACCCGCAAGAAGCTCATCGGCGAAATTCGCGCCGAAAATCTCGCGTGGCTCAAGAGCGAGGGCTACCATGCCACGCCGTCCGTGAGCAACTGCTTCATGCTCGACGTTCGCCGCCCCGGTAAAGAGGTCTACGCCGCCATGGCCCAGAAGGATGTCTACATAGGGCGCATCTGGCCGGCATGGCCCAACTGCGTTCGCGTCACCGTCGGCTCCCGCGAAGAGATGGCCGTCTTCCAGAAGACCTTCAAGGAAGTGATGAGCGGATCAACCGCCGGCCTGGAACCTCAACCGATCCACGAGCGCATGAGGGAAACGCCCTTCGCCTACCTCTCGTAA
- a CDS encoding sodium:solute symporter family protein, whose translation MLQFGMTSNLASGVLSQAAAVFLANGAPSLAHLGLLDIAVIAIYFVMVIWIGYYLKSKASTSEEFFMAGREMTAWIAGLSFVSANLGSLELMGWAGSAYQYGILAAHWYWIGAIPAMLFLGMVMMPFYYVCKTHSVPGYLKMRFGQASSVVAAFSFAFMTVLMSGVNMFAMAEVMKVVLGWDLNFSIIVSSVAVAAYVALGGLRSAIFNEVLQFVLIWGGALLVPILGLIEAGGWTGLKTKIAHNIATGAIPMGDYTHMWRSMGHFQDNPMGVHWTGIVFGLGFAISFGYWTTDFLVVQRVLAANSLRSARMAPIIGSFFKMAVPFIVILPGLLGLVVLQNPDGSLMKLVGEDIVKANPAAGLHSYNEVLPLMLVRYCSPGLLGLGITALIAGFMSGMAGNVSAFSAVWTYDIYQPLINKRAKDEHYVAVGRWATILGVIISIFAAYMVMNAKGIMDYVQALFSFFIAPLLGAVLMGMFWKRATAAGGFWGLLTGTLTSIGLFAWVKADPSALRYVALSPYAKDMAENMYRALWSISVTFIVIFVVSMFGKARPVAELDGLVYGATKIPKEEPVPFYKNEWYWAAVAIVAFVGLQIMFW comes from the coding sequence ATGCTTCAGTTCGGAATGACCTCAAACCTCGCCAGCGGCGTGCTGTCTCAGGCAGCAGCCGTTTTCCTGGCAAACGGTGCGCCTTCGCTGGCCCACCTGGGCCTGCTCGACATCGCGGTGATCGCGATTTACTTCGTGATGGTCATCTGGATCGGCTATTACCTGAAATCGAAGGCAAGTACCAGCGAAGAATTCTTCATGGCCGGCCGCGAAATGACGGCATGGATCGCCGGGTTGAGCTTCGTCTCCGCCAACCTGGGCTCGCTGGAACTGATGGGCTGGGCCGGCTCGGCGTACCAGTACGGCATTCTGGCTGCGCACTGGTACTGGATCGGCGCGATTCCCGCCATGCTGTTTCTGGGCATGGTGATGATGCCCTTCTACTACGTCTGTAAGACCCACTCGGTGCCGGGGTATCTCAAGATGCGCTTCGGGCAGGCGTCGAGCGTGGTGGCGGCTTTCTCGTTCGCGTTCATGACCGTCCTGATGAGCGGGGTGAACATGTTCGCCATGGCCGAGGTGATGAAGGTCGTGTTGGGCTGGGACCTGAACTTTTCGATCATCGTCTCTTCAGTGGCCGTCGCGGCTTATGTGGCCCTGGGAGGGTTGCGCTCGGCGATCTTCAACGAGGTGCTGCAGTTTGTGCTTATCTGGGGCGGGGCGCTGCTGGTGCCGATCCTGGGCCTGATCGAAGCAGGCGGCTGGACAGGGCTGAAGACGAAGATCGCGCACAATATCGCGACGGGCGCGATCCCGATGGGCGACTACACACACATGTGGCGCAGCATGGGCCACTTTCAGGACAATCCGATGGGCGTGCACTGGACGGGCATCGTCTTCGGTCTCGGATTTGCCATCAGCTTCGGTTACTGGACCACCGATTTTCTTGTCGTCCAGCGCGTTCTTGCCGCTAACAGCCTGCGCTCAGCGCGGATGGCTCCGATTATCGGCTCCTTTTTCAAGATGGCCGTGCCCTTTATCGTGATTCTGCCCGGCCTGCTTGGCCTGGTCGTCCTGCAGAACCCGGACGGCAGCCTGATGAAGTTGGTTGGCGAAGACATAGTGAAGGCTAATCCGGCTGCGGGCCTGCACAGTTACAACGAAGTATTGCCGCTGATGCTGGTGCGCTATTGCAGCCCCGGCCTGCTAGGACTTGGAATCACAGCGCTGATTGCCGGATTCATGAGCGGCATGGCAGGCAATGTAAGCGCCTTTTCCGCGGTATGGACCTACGATATCTACCAGCCGCTGATCAACAAGAGAGCGAAGGACGAGCACTATGTCGCCGTCGGACGCTGGGCAACGATTCTTGGCGTGATCATTTCGATCTTTGCGGCCTACATGGTGATGAATGCCAAGGGCATTATGGACTACGTGCAGGCGCTCTTCAGCTTCTTTATTGCGCCGCTGCTGGGCGCTGTGCTGATGGGCATGTTCTGGAAGCGGGCCACGGCGGCAGGCGGTTTCTGGGGGCTGCTGACAGGCACGCTAACTTCGATTGGGCTGTTTGCGTGGGTGAAGGCAGACCCTTCGGCTCTGCGTTATGTGGCCTTATCGCCCTATGCGAAGGACATGGCAGAGAATATGTACCGCGCGCTTTGGTCGATCAGCGTGACCTTCATCGTGATCTTTGTCGTCAGTATGTTTGGCAAGGCGCGTCCGGTCGCGGAGTTGGATGGCCTTGTATACGGCGCTACCAAGATTCCGAAAGAAGAGCCGGTTCCCTTCTATAAGAATGAGTGGTACTGGGCAGCCGTGGCCATCGTGGCGTTTGTCGGTCTTCAAATCATGTTCTGGTAA
- a CDS encoding L-fucose/L-arabinose isomerase family protein: MAAQRTMTYGVVVGNRGFFPDHLAKTGREEIITAIEAAGAKAIVLTAQESKFGAVETFAEAQRCAELFKKHAEEIDGIIITLPNFGDERGVADALRLSGLKVPVLVQATPDKSDAMTIATRRDSFCGKMSACNNLMQYGIPYSLTTLHTEAPASPEFKADLEWFGAVCRVVKGLKNLRIGSIGARPQAFNTVRYSERILETSGISVIPIDLSEILGRINKMGDMDDAAQAKLAAIKSYVTTSGIPDAALLKMSKLGAVIDGWMKEVAVTISAVQCWTSLEEYFGVVPCTIMSMMSNDLIPSACEVDVPGTLSMYMLALASGTPSALLDWNNNYGSHPDKCVCFHCSNLPKHFFKEVRMDFQEIIAGTVGKENTFGTCVGRVKSGAMSYARYSTDDRRGVIRGYVGPGQFTDDPLTTFGGAGVAEIPKLQKLLKYICREGFEHHVAANFSDVSKAVHEAASRYLGWESYYHPGLED, translated from the coding sequence ATGGCAGCGCAAAGGACAATGACCTACGGTGTGGTGGTAGGCAATCGCGGATTCTTCCCGGACCATCTTGCGAAGACGGGACGTGAAGAGATTATTACGGCGATTGAAGCGGCAGGAGCCAAGGCAATCGTGCTGACGGCACAGGAATCGAAGTTTGGCGCGGTTGAGACGTTTGCCGAAGCACAGCGCTGCGCTGAGCTTTTCAAGAAACACGCCGAGGAGATCGATGGCATCATCATCACGCTGCCCAACTTTGGCGACGAGCGCGGAGTAGCGGATGCGTTGCGTCTCTCCGGCCTCAAGGTACCCGTGCTGGTGCAGGCTACGCCCGATAAGAGCGATGCGATGACCATCGCTACGCGGCGGGACAGCTTCTGCGGAAAGATGAGCGCCTGCAACAACCTGATGCAGTACGGGATTCCCTACTCGCTGACTACGCTGCACACAGAGGCTCCGGCTTCGCCTGAGTTCAAGGCGGATCTGGAGTGGTTTGGCGCGGTCTGCCGCGTTGTGAAAGGGCTCAAGAACCTGCGCATCGGCTCCATAGGCGCGCGTCCCCAGGCATTCAACACCGTCCGCTACTCCGAACGCATTCTGGAAACCAGCGGCATCTCGGTCATTCCGATCGATCTTTCTGAAATCCTAGGCCGCATCAACAAGATGGGCGATATGGACGATGCCGCGCAAGCCAAGCTGGCGGCGATCAAGAGCTATGTCACGACCTCCGGCATTCCCGATGCCGCGCTGCTCAAGATGTCCAAGCTGGGCGCGGTGATCGATGGCTGGATGAAGGAAGTCGCGGTGACGATCTCCGCGGTGCAGTGCTGGACTTCGCTGGAGGAGTATTTCGGCGTTGTGCCCTGCACCATCATGAGCATGATGTCCAACGACCTGATTCCATCGGCATGCGAGGTGGACGTGCCCGGCACGCTGAGCATGTACATGCTGGCGCTGGCTTCGGGCACACCTTCTGCCCTGCTTGACTGGAACAACAACTACGGCAGCCATCCGGATAAGTGCGTGTGCTTCCATTGCTCTAACCTGCCGAAGCACTTCTTCAAGGAGGTCCGGATGGACTTCCAGGAGATCATCGCCGGGACGGTGGGCAAGGAGAACACATTCGGAACCTGCGTGGGCCGCGTCAAGAGCGGAGCGATGAGCTATGCACGCTACTCGACGGACGACCGCCGGGGTGTTATTCGCGGGTATGTCGGGCCGGGCCAGTTCACGGACGATCCGCTGACGACCTTCGGCGGAGCCGGCGTTGCGGAGATTCCCAAGCTGCAGAAGCTGCTGAAGTATATCTGCCGCGAGGGCTTCGAGCATCATGTGGCTGCGAACTTCAGTGATGTGTCGAAGGCTGTGCATGAGGCTGCCAGCCGCTATCTGGGTTGGGAGAGCTATTACCATCCCGGGCTTGAGGATTAA